The Flavobacterium piscisymbiosum genome includes a region encoding these proteins:
- a CDS encoding pyridoxal phosphate-dependent decarboxylase family protein, which yields MNSVLQHDLNDLENILNQAKEQGIHFLNNLENIPTSNKNTIDPTRNLNEVGLGSLAALKEFKERLAPLMIASPGPRYLGFVTGGSTPASIVGDWLASVYDQNTQAIKAQGGVSALIEFETINLLLQLLDLPKSFLGGFVTGATMSNFTCLGVARQWIGAQSGKDFAKTGITETIHILTATPHSSSIKTLSMLGIGSNNYTTIKTIEGNREAIDVDDLEKNIQNLNGQPFILISSAGTVNTADFDDFVEIAKLKEKYNFWWHIDAAFGGFAAVSEKFKHLTEGWEGADSITIDCHKWLNVPYESAFYLIKEKHVNLQTETFQNSNAPYLGNPLENFNYLNVLPENSRRLRALPVWFSLIAYGKEGFKDIIENSTALALHFANELIEDDNFELLAPIRLNNVCFTLKGDHNQEKVSQFLTLLNDKGKAFMTPTVYQNRKGIRASFVNWRTSETDIKIIIQELKESILDLEI from the coding sequence ATGAATTCAGTACTTCAACACGATCTAAATGATCTCGAAAACATACTTAATCAAGCTAAAGAACAAGGAATACATTTTTTGAATAACCTTGAGAATATTCCAACTTCAAATAAAAATACAATCGATCCAACCCGAAATTTAAATGAAGTGGGTTTAGGATCATTAGCAGCTTTAAAAGAATTTAAAGAAAGATTAGCGCCCTTGATGATTGCTTCGCCCGGACCAAGATATTTAGGTTTTGTAACTGGAGGATCAACTCCAGCCTCAATTGTTGGAGATTGGTTAGCATCGGTTTATGATCAAAATACGCAAGCGATAAAAGCTCAAGGTGGAGTTTCGGCCTTGATAGAATTTGAAACCATCAATTTGTTATTGCAGTTATTAGATTTGCCAAAATCATTTTTAGGAGGTTTTGTAACGGGGGCAACAATGTCCAATTTTACCTGTTTGGGAGTGGCAAGACAATGGATTGGAGCGCAATCAGGAAAAGACTTTGCAAAGACGGGAATAACTGAAACTATTCATATTCTGACAGCTACGCCACATTCTTCTTCAATAAAAACATTATCGATGTTGGGTATTGGAAGCAATAATTACACGACAATTAAAACTATCGAAGGCAATCGCGAAGCCATTGATGTTGATGATTTAGAAAAGAATATTCAAAATTTAAACGGACAGCCTTTTATTCTGATTTCGAGTGCAGGAACAGTAAATACAGCCGATTTTGATGATTTTGTAGAAATTGCAAAACTGAAAGAAAAATACAATTTCTGGTGGCATATTGATGCCGCTTTTGGTGGTTTTGCAGCAGTTTCGGAGAAATTCAAACATCTTACAGAAGGATGGGAAGGAGCAGATAGTATTACCATCGATTGTCATAAATGGCTGAATGTGCCTTATGAAAGTGCTTTTTATTTAATTAAAGAAAAGCATGTAAATCTTCAAACAGAAACTTTTCAGAATTCGAATGCACCTTATTTAGGAAATCCGTTAGAAAACTTTAATTACCTGAATGTATTACCTGAAAATTCACGTCGTTTACGAGCCTTGCCGGTTTGGTTTTCATTAATAGCGTACGGAAAAGAAGGTTTTAAGGATATTATAGAAAATAGTACAGCATTGGCATTGCATTTTGCAAACGAACTTATTGAAGATGATAATTTTGAACTTTTGGCTCCCATTCGATTAAATAATGTTTGCTTTACTTTAAAAGGAGATCATAATCAGGAAAAAGTGAGTCAGTTTTTGACGCTTTTGAATGATAAAGGAAAAGCGTTTATGACACCAACTGTATATCAAAACCGAAAAGGAATCAGAGCTTCTTTTGTAAATTGGAGAACATCCGAAACAGATATAAAAATAATAATACAAGAGTTGAAAGAAAGTATTTTAGACTTGGAAATATAA
- the metH gene encoding methionine synthase — protein MAEKRRDLVLAGLEPLIITPESVFVNIGERTNVTGSRKFLRLIKEEKYDEALDIARQQVEGGAQIIDINMDEGMLDGVQAMTKFLNLIASEPDISRVPIMIDSSKWEIIEAGLKVVQGKSVVNSISLKEGEEAFIHHAKLIKRYGAAAIIMAFDEVGQADNFDRRVEICQRSYDILVDKVGFPPQDIIFDLNIFPVATGMEEHRLNALDFFRGTKWVRDNLPHAHISGGVSNVSFSFRGNDHVREAMHSVFLYHAIKNGMTMGIVNPEMLSIYDDIPKDLLEHVEDVILNRRDDATERLLDFAENVKGEVKSDEKAIQEWRLGTVQERITHSLVKGVDAFIEEDVEEARLAAVKPIEVIEINLMTGMNVVGDLFGSGKMFLPQVVKSARVMKKAVAYLLPYIEASKQAGDKQGNGKILMATVKGDVHDIGKNIVSVVLACNNYEIVDLGVMVPPEKIIAAAIEHNVDIIGLSGLITPSLDEMVYLAKELDKQGIKIPIMIGGATTSRAHTAVKIAPQYRETVIHVNDASRAVTVAGNLLDHNRKIYASDIRAEYDAFRETFLNRSRDKNFLTIEQARKNKLQLDWDEYTPTKPKFIGKKIIEVDLDVLVPYIDWTPFFRTWELFGKYPAILTDEVVGEQATSVFADAQEMLKVILAEKKLTAKGIYGIFPANQIDDDDIELRDENGKVLEKFLTLRQQSQKTKGAPNIALSDFILPKDSGITDYMGAFCVTTGFGVDEWAAEFEKDLDDYNSIMVKALADRFAEAFAEYLHEKVRQDFWGYDAEESLSTEDLIEENYKGIRPAPGYPACPDHLEKPTIWKLLNVADEIGVTLTESMAMWPASSVSGYYFGNPKSKYFGLGKIKEDQVVDYAKRRNVPTDYAMKWLNPNIAD, from the coding sequence AGAAATATGACGAGGCGCTTGATATTGCAAGACAACAAGTAGAAGGTGGAGCACAGATCATCGATATTAATATGGATGAAGGAATGCTTGATGGTGTTCAGGCAATGACTAAATTCCTGAATTTGATTGCATCAGAACCGGATATTTCGAGAGTGCCGATTATGATCGACAGCTCGAAATGGGAAATCATCGAAGCAGGTCTGAAAGTAGTACAAGGAAAAAGTGTTGTAAACTCGATTTCATTGAAAGAAGGCGAAGAAGCCTTTATTCACCACGCCAAATTAATCAAACGATACGGAGCGGCGGCCATTATCATGGCTTTTGACGAAGTGGGTCAGGCCGATAATTTTGACCGAAGAGTCGAAATCTGTCAGCGTTCGTATGATATTTTGGTTGATAAAGTTGGCTTTCCTCCACAGGATATTATTTTCGATTTGAATATTTTTCCCGTTGCAACCGGAATGGAAGAACATCGCTTAAATGCTTTGGACTTTTTTAGAGGTACAAAATGGGTTAGAGATAACTTGCCGCATGCACATATTAGTGGTGGAGTGAGTAACGTTTCATTCTCTTTTAGAGGAAATGATCACGTTCGTGAAGCGATGCACTCGGTATTTTTATACCATGCAATCAAGAACGGAATGACAATGGGAATCGTGAATCCGGAGATGCTTTCGATTTACGATGATATCCCGAAAGATTTATTAGAACACGTTGAAGACGTAATCTTAAACAGACGAGATGATGCCACAGAACGACTTTTAGATTTTGCTGAGAACGTAAAAGGCGAAGTAAAAAGTGATGAAAAAGCGATTCAGGAATGGCGTTTAGGAACGGTTCAGGAACGTATTACCCATTCATTGGTAAAAGGTGTTGACGCATTTATTGAAGAAGATGTTGAAGAAGCGCGTTTGGCAGCTGTAAAACCTATTGAAGTTATCGAAATCAATTTGATGACGGGAATGAATGTCGTAGGAGATTTATTCGGAAGCGGAAAAATGTTCTTGCCTCAGGTAGTAAAATCGGCACGTGTAATGAAAAAAGCCGTGGCGTATTTGTTACCGTACATTGAAGCCAGCAAACAGGCCGGAGACAAACAAGGGAATGGAAAAATTTTGATGGCAACCGTAAAAGGTGACGTTCACGATATTGGTAAAAACATCGTTTCGGTAGTATTGGCTTGTAACAACTACGAGATTGTAGATCTTGGTGTTATGGTGCCTCCGGAAAAAATTATTGCTGCTGCGATTGAACATAATGTTGATATTATTGGTCTAAGCGGACTGATTACGCCTTCGCTTGACGAAATGGTGTATTTGGCAAAAGAATTAGACAAACAAGGAATTAAAATTCCGATTATGATTGGTGGAGCAACCACTTCGCGCGCGCATACTGCCGTGAAAATCGCTCCTCAATATAGAGAAACTGTAATTCACGTAAACGATGCTTCGCGTGCCGTTACCGTTGCAGGAAACTTATTAGATCATAACCGTAAAATATATGCGAGTGATATTCGCGCAGAATACGATGCGTTTAGAGAAACGTTTTTGAATCGTTCGAGAGATAAAAACTTCCTGACGATCGAGCAAGCGCGTAAAAACAAATTACAATTGGATTGGGACGAATATACTCCGACTAAACCAAAGTTTATTGGTAAAAAAATCATCGAAGTAGATCTTGATGTTTTGGTTCCGTATATCGACTGGACTCCGTTTTTTAGAACTTGGGAATTGTTCGGGAAATATCCGGCGATCTTGACTGATGAGGTTGTTGGAGAACAGGCAACTTCGGTTTTTGCAGATGCTCAGGAAATGTTGAAAGTAATTTTAGCAGAGAAAAAATTAACCGCTAAAGGAATTTACGGAATTTTTCCTGCGAACCAAATCGACGACGACGATATCGAATTGCGTGATGAAAACGGAAAAGTTTTGGAGAAATTCTTAACGCTTCGTCAGCAATCACAAAAAACAAAAGGAGCGCCAAACATCGCTTTATCTGATTTTATCTTACCAAAAGACAGTGGAATTACAGATTATATGGGCGCATTTTGTGTAACAACTGGTTTTGGTGTAGACGAATGGGCAGCTGAGTTCGAAAAAGATCTTGACGATTACAATTCGATTATGGTTAAAGCATTAGCAGATCGTTTTGCTGAGGCTTTCGCCGAATATCTGCACGAAAAAGTACGTCAGGATTTCTGGGGTTATGATGCTGAAGAATCGCTTTCGACAGAAGATTTGATCGAAGAAAATTACAAAGGAATTCGTCCTGCGCCAGGATATCCTGCTTGTCCGGATCACTTAGAGAAACCAACAATTTGGAAGCTCTTAAATGTTGCCGATGAAATTGGAGTAACCCTGACTGAAAGTATGGCAATGTGGCCGGCATCTTCTGTTTCTGGATATTACTTTGGAAATCCGAAAAGTAAATATTTCGGACTCGGAAAAATAAAAGAAGATCAGGTGGTAGATTACGCCAAACGACGTAACGTACCAACAGATTACGCCATGAAATGGTTAAACCCTAATATAGCAGATTAA
- a CDS encoding dicarboxylate/amino acid:cation symporter, protein MEVKKINFLKSYSSVLLLLGGIIIGSIFGLVFKEKVAVIKPVGDIFLNLLFTAIIPLVFFTITSSIANLEKTEKLGKLFVIMIAVFLGTLLISAIVMIIAVYLFPIHENIIITKVPLENIQSGSVGDQIAQLLTTNDFYELLSRKSMLALIIFSFLIGFATLQSGEKGNAFKSFLDSGNEVMKQLLTMIMKLAPIGLGAYFAYQVSYYGPQLFGVYAKPLGVYYVACIFYFFVFFSLYALLAGGKRAFVVFWSNNITPSLTAIGTCSSIATIPANLDAAEKMGIPKHVRNLVIPLGAPLHKDGSSMSSILKITFLFAMFGKDFTSPSTILLALGITIIVSIVEGGIPNGGYIGEVLAITVYGLPMEQALPVAMILGTLVDPIATLLNANGDVISSMMVSRFSEKTKW, encoded by the coding sequence ATGGAGGTTAAAAAAATCAATTTTCTAAAAAGTTACAGCAGTGTCTTGCTGCTTCTGGGCGGAATCATAATAGGAAGTATTTTCGGATTAGTTTTTAAAGAGAAAGTTGCCGTTATAAAACCTGTTGGAGATATATTCTTAAACTTGCTTTTTACAGCGATTATTCCGCTTGTTTTTTTTACAATTACTTCTTCAATTGCCAATTTAGAAAAAACAGAAAAGTTAGGAAAGTTATTTGTTATCATGATAGCAGTGTTTTTAGGGACACTTTTAATTTCGGCTATTGTTATGATTATCGCGGTTTATCTTTTTCCCATTCATGAAAATATTATAATTACTAAAGTTCCGTTAGAGAATATCCAATCCGGGAGTGTTGGCGATCAAATAGCACAATTACTGACGACCAATGATTTTTACGAATTGTTGTCAAGGAAAAGTATGTTGGCGCTTATTATATTTTCATTTTTAATAGGTTTCGCAACTTTGCAATCAGGAGAAAAAGGAAATGCTTTCAAAAGTTTTCTGGATTCTGGAAACGAAGTCATGAAGCAGCTTTTGACTATGATTATGAAATTGGCTCCAATAGGTTTAGGTGCTTATTTTGCGTATCAGGTTAGTTATTATGGTCCGCAATTATTTGGAGTTTACGCCAAACCATTAGGTGTTTATTACGTAGCTTGTATCTTTTACTTTTTTGTCTTTTTTAGTTTATATGCTTTATTGGCCGGAGGCAAAAGAGCTTTTGTCGTTTTTTGGAGTAACAATATTACACCTTCATTAACGGCAATAGGAACTTGCAGTAGTATTGCGACCATTCCGGCAAATTTAGACGCTGCCGAAAAAATGGGCATTCCAAAACATGTCAGGAATTTAGTTATTCCGTTAGGTGCACCTTTGCACAAAGACGGTTCGAGTATGTCATCCATTTTAAAAATAACATTTCTTTTTGCCATGTTTGGTAAAGATTTTACTTCACCATCAACCATACTTTTGGCATTAGGAATTACGATAATTGTTTCGATTGTAGAAGGCGGAATACCGAACGGTGGTTATATAGGAGAAGTTCTGGCTATAACAGTTTATGGATTACCAATGGAACAAGCTTTGCCGGTTGCTATGATCTTAGGAACTCTTGTTGACCCAATCGCAACTTTATTAAATGCCAACGGTGATGTAATTTCGTCTATGATGGTCTCGCGGTTCTCGGAAAAGACGAAATGGTAA
- a CDS encoding DUF4374 domain-containing protein yields MTTKESPTKIFRIKKGTSAIDATYNFNLGTALGGETASGFWYVGNGKAIVKYLDSKIVAASPSTLFNTKFALINIATSSVIKKLDLPADKGSQLQNVITSDGKVFIQVNAETTKDYVWEVNTTTGAVTPGVEIVGGYDYILRLDNLK; encoded by the coding sequence ATGACTACTAAAGAAAGTCCAACAAAAATATTTAGAATTAAAAAAGGTACAAGTGCAATAGATGCTACTTATAATTTTAACCTTGGTACTGCCTTAGGAGGAGAAACTGCAAGTGGATTCTGGTATGTTGGTAATGGTAAAGCAATTGTTAAATACTTAGATTCAAAAATAGTAGCAGCAAGTCCTTCGACATTGTTTAATACTAAATTTGCCTTGATTAATATCGCGACAAGCTCGGTAATTAAAAAATTAGATTTACCTGCAGATAAAGGAAGCCAGTTACAAAATGTAATTACATCTGATGGTAAAGTATTTATTCAGGTTAATGCTGAAACTACTAAGGATTATGTTTGGGAAGTGAATACTACAACAGGTGCTGTAACTCCGGGTGTAGAAATTGTTGGAGGTTATGATTATATTTTACGTTTAGATAATTTGAAATAA
- a CDS encoding TonB-dependent receptor: protein MQISKIFSLALILLTSIQGFSQSKKVILNGIILENTGKPAEGVSVALKGTAYSTLTNENGEYEIAAEPGNYVLSVSSVGFKSKQTKINLQSDQTVPSISIEEDMAALNEVQVKGISKVTKIKESAFQVNAVDTKAMANITSNLSQVLNKTTGVKVREQGGMGSDFEFSINGLSGSAIKFFIDGIPLDIMGSSMTLNNIPVNLSERIEVYKGVVPVNLGSDALGGAVNIITNHQISDYLDMSYSFGSFNTHSTSLTGQARDKKSGLIFKASGFLNYSDNDYKMRGVEVREVIDADNGRFVKGDFRRFNDQFKSVMGQAELGFVDKSWADVFFIGGSYSATEKGIQTGTNQNVVYGQVHRGGDAYSFSLRYLKKNLFTKDLDFSLFSSYSDDQNTVTDLAYRKYYWDGKYVPNQFSETGKQATKWNIQRPKYFIASNLSYKINDNNSLSLNYTLDKVDNKTYDKLINDKDDNPGKLTKNIVGLSYQQNFFEEKLTNTFFGKYYGMILEQPFAITDSGTGAGGTIKDNNGYTGYGIASRYKITPSIGIKASYEKAYRLQRVDEMFGNGYSVVANPDLKPENSNNYNVGGYWKNEAENHHFFVETGGYLRKAKDFISAIVYQSNTQISKFQNTSNIIVKGLEADIKYNYQNKINAGINFTYQKTLDDTKYPNGSNSGTISATYRDDLPNTPWMFGNANLGYRKSDFIKKGNNLQFNWDLQYTHWYYLTWAKYGVDNSKIPDQYIQNVSVSYSMNEGRYNVSLECNNLTNYLAYDNFKLQKQGRSFSIKFHYFLK, encoded by the coding sequence ATGCAAATAAGTAAAATATTTTCCTTAGCCTTGATTCTCTTAACTTCAATTCAGGGTTTCTCACAAAGCAAAAAAGTAATTTTAAACGGAATCATTTTAGAAAATACTGGTAAACCTGCCGAAGGTGTTTCTGTAGCATTAAAAGGAACAGCTTATTCTACTTTAACAAATGAAAACGGAGAATATGAGATAGCTGCAGAACCGGGAAATTATGTGTTATCTGTTAGTTCAGTAGGATTTAAATCTAAACAGACCAAAATTAATCTGCAATCAGACCAAACAGTACCAAGCATTAGTATCGAAGAGGATATGGCTGCTTTAAACGAAGTTCAGGTTAAAGGGATATCGAAAGTAACTAAAATAAAAGAATCTGCTTTTCAGGTTAATGCGGTCGATACGAAAGCAATGGCCAATATTACATCCAATTTGAGTCAGGTATTGAACAAAACTACCGGAGTAAAAGTTAGGGAGCAAGGAGGTATGGGTTCTGATTTTGAGTTTTCTATCAATGGACTTTCTGGTAGCGCCATAAAGTTTTTTATAGATGGTATTCCTTTGGATATTATGGGAAGTTCAATGACGTTAAACAATATCCCGGTTAATTTATCTGAAAGAATTGAAGTATATAAAGGTGTAGTACCAGTAAACTTAGGTTCTGATGCTCTTGGTGGTGCCGTAAATATTATTACGAATCACCAAATATCAGATTATTTGGATATGTCTTATAGTTTCGGGTCCTTTAATACGCATAGTACTTCATTGACAGGGCAGGCACGTGATAAAAAATCAGGACTGATTTTTAAAGCTTCGGGTTTTTTAAATTATTCGGACAACGATTATAAAATGAGAGGAGTAGAGGTAAGGGAAGTGATTGATGCAGATAATGGTCGTTTTGTTAAGGGAGATTTTAGAAGATTCAATGATCAATTTAAGTCTGTAATGGGACAAGCAGAATTAGGTTTTGTTGATAAATCCTGGGCAGATGTGTTCTTTATTGGAGGAAGTTATTCGGCAACAGAAAAAGGAATACAAACGGGGACTAACCAGAACGTAGTATACGGTCAGGTGCATAGAGGAGGAGATGCTTATTCATTTTCGTTACGATATTTAAAAAAGAACTTGTTCACAAAAGACCTTGATTTCAGCTTGTTTTCTTCTTATTCTGATGATCAAAATACTGTTACAGACCTTGCATATAGAAAATATTACTGGGATGGAAAGTATGTGCCGAATCAATTTTCTGAAACAGGTAAGCAAGCAACTAAATGGAATATTCAGCGTCCAAAATATTTTATCGCATCGAATCTAAGCTACAAAATAAACGATAATAATTCTTTAAGTCTTAACTATACTTTGGACAAGGTCGATAACAAGACTTATGACAAATTGATTAATGATAAAGATGATAATCCAGGGAAACTTACAAAAAATATCGTAGGATTATCCTATCAACAGAATTTCTTTGAAGAAAAATTAACCAACACATTTTTCGGAAAGTATTATGGAATGATTTTAGAACAGCCATTTGCTATTACTGATTCCGGAACTGGAGCCGGCGGAACTATTAAAGATAACAATGGTTACACCGGATATGGAATTGCATCACGCTATAAAATAACGCCATCGATAGGTATAAAAGCGTCTTATGAAAAAGCATATCGCTTACAAAGAGTTGATGAAATGTTTGGTAATGGATATTCTGTTGTAGCTAATCCGGATCTTAAACCAGAAAACAGTAACAATTACAACGTAGGAGGATATTGGAAGAATGAAGCAGAAAATCATCATTTTTTTGTAGAAACGGGTGGCTATTTAAGAAAAGCAAAAGACTTTATTTCTGCAATTGTTTATCAATCTAATACTCAAATAAGCAAATTTCAAAATACATCAAATATAATTGTTAAAGGTTTAGAGGCAGATATTAAGTATAATTATCAGAATAAAATAAACGCCGGAATAAATTTTACTTATCAAAAAACACTTGATGATACAAAATATCCTAATGGATCTAATTCAGGAACAATATCAGCGACATACAGGGATGACTTGCCTAATACGCCTTGGATGTTTGGTAATGCAAATTTAGGATATAGAAAGTCGGACTTCATCAAAAAAGGAAATAATCTACAATTTAATTGGGATTTACAATACACACACTGGTATTACCTAACCTGGGCAAAGTATGGAGTAGATAATAGTAAAATTCCTGACCAATACATACAAAATGTATCTGTTTCTTATTCTATGAATGAAGGAAGGTACAATGTTTCTCTGGAATGTAACAATTTAACAAACTACTTAGCTTATGATAATTTTAAGCTGCAAAAACAAGGGCGCTCTTTTTCAATTAAATTTCATTATTTCCTAAAATAA
- a CDS encoding class I SAM-dependent methyltransferase: MKQEELQAIASQLKHPTGEKGIEMGNMMNETNINMTRHSIQNLQIEAGNKILELGHGNAGHVEFIFEQAENIKYYGLEMSELMFQEARQTNRNYVSQKQAFFSIYDGNTIPFEDNSFNKVFTVNTIYFWQEPEKLLSEIYRVLQSKGILCITFAEESFMKQLPFTQFEFELYSTEKAEKLIEKSSFKIINKETLTEKVKSKTGELVDRAFTTLVLEK, translated from the coding sequence ATGAAACAAGAAGAATTACAAGCAATAGCTTCTCAGCTTAAACACCCAACTGGAGAAAAAGGAATCGAAATGGGCAATATGATGAATGAAACGAACATCAACATGACGCGCCATTCGATTCAGAATCTACAGATAGAAGCAGGAAATAAAATTCTGGAATTAGGTCACGGAAACGCAGGACATGTAGAGTTCATCTTCGAACAAGCTGAAAATATTAAATATTACGGACTTGAAATGTCTGAATTAATGTTTCAGGAAGCGCGCCAGACTAACAGAAATTATGTTTCTCAAAAACAAGCTTTCTTCTCGATTTATGACGGAAATACAATTCCGTTTGAAGATAATTCATTCAATAAGGTATTTACGGTAAACACGATTTATTTTTGGCAGGAACCTGAAAAATTGCTTTCTGAAATTTACAGGGTTTTGCAGTCAAAAGGAATTTTATGCATCACTTTTGCGGAAGAGAGTTTTATGAAGCAACTTCCTTTTACTCAATTCGAATTCGAACTTTATAGCACTGAAAAAGCCGAAAAACTGATAGAAAAATCATCTTTCAAAATCATAAACAAAGAGACTTTAACAGAAAAGGTAAAAAGTAAAACAGGCGAATTGGTTGACAGGGCTTTTACTACTTTGGTTTTAGAAAAATAA
- the metF gene encoding methylenetetrahydrofolate reductase [NAD(P)H]: MKVTQHIENAKGNTLFSFEIIPPQKGKSIQELYDNIDPLMEFKPPFIDVTTSREEYIYIDKGNGLLDKKLTRMRPGTLGICASIKHKYNVDTVPHVLCGGFTKEETEYLLVDCNYLGIDNIMALRGDAMKDEQYFIPKAGGNNYAIDLVQQINLLNQGKYLHEVMDIDNKADFCIGVAGYPEKHLESPSLQSDLKRLKEKVDAGADYVVTQMFFDNSKYFKFVEKAREMGITIPIIPGIKPIAVQRHLQVLPQIFRIDLPEDLIHAVDQCKNNAEIRQVGIEWAIQQSLELKAAGVPVLHYYSMGKSENIRQIASHLF, from the coding sequence ATGAAAGTAACACAACATATAGAAAACGCCAAAGGAAATACATTATTCTCATTTGAAATTATTCCGCCTCAAAAGGGGAAAAGCATTCAGGAATTGTACGATAATATCGATCCGTTGATGGAGTTTAAACCGCCGTTTATTGATGTAACGACTTCTCGCGAAGAGTACATTTATATTGATAAAGGCAACGGACTTTTAGATAAAAAACTGACTCGTATGCGTCCGGGAACGCTAGGGATTTGCGCTTCTATAAAACATAAATACAATGTAGATACTGTGCCTCATGTACTTTGCGGAGGATTTACGAAGGAAGAAACCGAGTATCTTCTGGTAGATTGTAATTATTTAGGAATCGATAATATCATGGCTTTACGTGGTGACGCCATGAAAGACGAACAATATTTTATCCCTAAAGCAGGAGGAAATAATTATGCAATCGATTTGGTACAACAAATTAATTTATTGAATCAGGGAAAATACCTTCATGAGGTAATGGATATCGATAACAAAGCCGATTTTTGTATTGGTGTTGCAGGTTATCCGGAGAAACATTTAGAATCTCCTTCGTTACAATCGGACTTAAAAAGACTGAAAGAAAAAGTAGATGCCGGAGCTGATTATGTGGTAACACAAATGTTTTTCGACAACTCAAAATATTTCAAATTTGTAGAAAAAGCCAGAGAAATGGGCATCACAATTCCTATTATTCCGGGAATTAAACCTATTGCGGTTCAAAGACATTTACAGGTTTTACCTCAAATTTTCCGTATCGATTTGCCGGAAGATTTAATTCATGCCGTAGATCAATGCAAGAATAATGCAGAAATTAGACAAGTAGGTATCGAATGGGCAATTCAACAGTCATTAGAACTAAAAGCTGCCGGAGTTCCTGTATTGCATTATTATTCAATGGGAAAATCTGAGAATATTCGTCAGATTGCGAGTCATCTTTTTTAA
- a CDS encoding PepSY-associated TM helix domain-containing protein: MFSSSSESKNKKNKKSRFSKINAWLHLWLGLASGIIVFIMGITGCILVFEQEIKALTSPYLNVEAEGQEKLLPPSKIYAAVHKALPNKEIHGVWYNGLDKSIKVDIESDSLIYVNPYNGKITGMVHHEDFFHFMDEGHRNLWLEREIGSQITAWATVVFFFLLISGLILWFPKKWNKTTRNASFKIKWDAKFKRLNYDLHNVMGFYTLILAVLIAFTGLLMSFHWLRESTYWIAGGWADEKDKKEQVVAVKKDTLSQQQLDKLAGADIIWKKVRTEIAKENKEAVIIHFPDEPKDDFYACTDMNKGVWRDLYFNSQTLELLPSSQDYIGDARFSKWLMRSNYSLHVGAIGGIPTKIVYFLGSLICASLPVTGFYIWWGRKKKQKTKA; the protein is encoded by the coding sequence ATGTTTTCTTCATCATCAGAATCAAAAAATAAAAAAAATAAAAAATCACGGTTTAGTAAAATCAATGCCTGGTTGCATTTATGGCTTGGGTTAGCATCGGGAATAATCGTGTTTATTATGGGAATTACCGGTTGTATTTTGGTTTTCGAACAGGAAATCAAAGCGCTAACTTCACCGTATTTAAATGTCGAAGCTGAAGGTCAGGAGAAATTATTACCGCCTTCAAAAATATATGCTGCTGTTCATAAAGCATTGCCTAACAAAGAAATTCATGGCGTTTGGTATAATGGTTTAGATAAATCAATTAAGGTCGATATCGAATCGGATTCGTTGATTTATGTAAATCCGTATAACGGTAAAATTACTGGAATGGTACATCATGAAGATTTCTTTCATTTTATGGATGAAGGGCATCGTAATCTTTGGTTAGAGCGTGAAATTGGTTCGCAAATAACTGCATGGGCAACGGTGGTCTTCTTCTTTTTGCTCATAAGCGGACTGATACTTTGGTTCCCAAAAAAATGGAATAAAACAACCCGAAACGCTAGTTTTAAAATAAAATGGGATGCAAAATTCAAACGCCTTAATTATGATTTGCATAATGTTATGGGATTTTATACGTTGATTTTGGCCGTACTTATCGCTTTTACAGGACTGTTGATGAGTTTTCACTGGTTACGAGAAAGTACCTATTGGATAGCCGGAGGATGGGCTGATGAAAAAGACAAGAAAGAACAAGTTGTTGCAGTCAAAAAAGATACTTTATCGCAACAGCAATTAGATAAATTGGCTGGAGCCGATATTATCTGGAAAAAAGTAAGAACAGAAATTGCGAAGGAAAATAAAGAAGCCGTTATTATTCATTTTCCGGATGAACCAAAAGACGATTTCTATGCCTGTACAGATATGAATAAAGGAGTCTGGAGAGATTTATACTTTAATTCCCAAACGTTAGAATTACTTCCAAGTTCGCAGGACTACATTGGTGATGCCCGTTTTTCAAAATGGTTAATGCGCTCCAATTATAGTCTTCATGTTGGTGCAATTGGAGGTATACCAACCAAAATTGTCTATTTTTTAGGCAGTTTAATATGTGCCAGTTTGCCTGTTACCGGATTTTATATCTGGTGGGGAAGAAAGAAAAAACAAAAAACCAAAGCATAA